In the Kitasatospora terrestris genome, one interval contains:
- the panD gene encoding aspartate 1-decarboxylase — MLRTMLKSKIHRATVTQADLHYVGSVTVDEDLLDAADLLPGELVHIVDINNGARLETYTIAGPRGSGVIGINGAAARLVHPGDLVILIAYGQMETAEAKAYIPKVVFVDGENKITGFGGDPAEAPEGSGLLRGDAAYGDANGAAQTAAR; from the coding sequence ATGCTCCGCACCATGCTCAAGTCCAAGATCCACCGGGCCACCGTGACCCAGGCCGACCTGCACTACGTCGGCTCGGTCACGGTGGACGAGGACCTGCTCGACGCCGCGGACCTGCTCCCCGGCGAGCTGGTCCACATCGTCGACATCAACAACGGCGCCCGGCTGGAGACCTACACCATCGCCGGCCCGCGCGGCTCCGGCGTGATCGGCATCAACGGTGCCGCCGCCCGCCTGGTGCACCCGGGCGACCTGGTGATCCTGATCGCCTACGGGCAGATGGAGACCGCCGAGGCCAAGGCGTACATACCCAAGGTCGTGTTCGTGGACGGCGAGAACAAGATCACCGGATTCGGCGGCGACCCCGCCGAGGCGCCCGAGGGCAGCGGGCTGCTCCGCGGCGACGCGGCGTACGGTGATGCCAACGGCGCGGCCCAGACCGCCGCGCGCTGA
- a CDS encoding L-aspartate oxidase gives MSYRLTAPAPGWTTTTDVVVVGSGVAGLTVALNVRRAGLRAMVVTKAMLDDGSTRWAQGGIAAALGDGDTPEQHLDDTLVAGAGLCDEDAVRTLVTEGPDAVRRLIAVGAAFDRDADGGILLTREGGHHRRRIAHAGGDATGAEISRALVAAVRSDPGIELIEHALVLDLLKDAGGHAAGITLHVMGEGQRDGVGAIRARAVVLATGGMGQVFSATTNPAVSTGDGVALALRAGAEVTDLEFVQFHPTVLFLGPDAEGQQPLVSEAVRGEGAYLIDRDGVRFMVGQHELNELAPRDIVAKAITRRMQEHGTLHVYLDGRHFGAEMWAERFPTILASCRAHGIDPVTEPIPVAPAAHYASGGIRTDLHGRTTVPGLYACGEVACTGVHGANRLASNSLLEGLVFAERIAADLTARHTAGELAERTVDVAAARADRPVPLLAPEARARVQHLMTTGAGVIRSAASLAATAQGLEQLAEEAHDRLADEKPADPRVETWEATNLHLVASALVAAGALREETRGCHWREDFPDRDDTHWQRHVALTAAPQGRGALPISGSAAVRARPTPDSKIAARATDPRESD, from the coding sequence ATGTCCTACCGTCTGACCGCCCCCGCGCCGGGCTGGACCACGACCACCGACGTCGTCGTGGTCGGCTCCGGCGTGGCCGGCCTGACCGTCGCGCTCAACGTCCGCAGGGCCGGCCTGAGGGCCATGGTGGTCACCAAGGCGATGCTGGACGACGGCTCCACCCGCTGGGCCCAGGGCGGCATCGCCGCCGCCCTGGGCGACGGCGACACCCCCGAGCAGCACCTCGACGACACCCTGGTCGCCGGCGCCGGCCTCTGCGACGAGGACGCGGTGCGCACCCTGGTCACCGAGGGCCCGGACGCGGTCCGCCGGCTGATCGCCGTCGGCGCCGCCTTCGACCGCGACGCGGACGGCGGGATCCTGCTCACCCGCGAGGGCGGCCACCACCGCCGCCGGATCGCCCACGCCGGCGGCGACGCCACCGGCGCGGAGATATCGCGCGCCCTGGTCGCCGCCGTCCGCTCCGACCCCGGCATCGAGCTGATCGAGCACGCCCTCGTCCTCGACCTGCTCAAGGACGCCGGCGGCCACGCCGCCGGGATCACCCTGCACGTCATGGGCGAGGGCCAGCGCGACGGCGTCGGCGCGATCCGCGCCCGCGCCGTGGTCCTCGCCACCGGCGGCATGGGCCAGGTCTTCTCCGCCACCACCAACCCGGCCGTCTCCACCGGCGACGGCGTGGCGCTCGCGCTGCGGGCCGGCGCCGAGGTCACCGACCTGGAGTTCGTGCAGTTCCACCCCACCGTGCTCTTCCTCGGCCCGGACGCGGAGGGCCAGCAGCCGCTGGTCTCCGAGGCGGTCCGCGGCGAGGGCGCGTACCTGATCGACCGCGACGGCGTGCGCTTCATGGTCGGGCAGCACGAGCTGAACGAGCTCGCGCCGCGCGACATCGTCGCCAAGGCCATCACCCGCCGCATGCAGGAGCACGGCACCCTGCACGTGTACCTGGACGGGCGGCACTTCGGCGCCGAGATGTGGGCCGAGCGCTTCCCCACCATTCTCGCCTCCTGCCGCGCCCACGGCATCGACCCGGTCACCGAGCCGATCCCGGTCGCCCCCGCCGCGCACTACGCCTCCGGTGGCATCCGCACCGACCTGCACGGCCGCACCACGGTGCCCGGCCTGTACGCCTGCGGCGAGGTCGCCTGCACCGGCGTGCACGGCGCCAACCGGCTCGCCTCCAACTCCCTGCTCGAAGGCCTGGTGTTCGCCGAGCGGATCGCCGCCGACCTCACCGCCCGGCACACCGCCGGCGAGCTGGCCGAGCGCACCGTGGACGTCGCCGCCGCTCGCGCCGACCGGCCCGTGCCGCTGCTCGCGCCCGAGGCCCGCGCCCGGGTCCAGCACCTGATGACCACCGGCGCCGGCGTGATCCGCTCCGCGGCCTCGCTGGCCGCCACCGCGCAGGGCCTGGAGCAGCTCGCCGAGGAAGCCCACGACCGGCTCGCCGACGAGAAGCCCGCCGACCCGCGGGTCGAGACCTGGGAGGCCACCAACCTCCACCTGGTCGCCTCCGCGCTGGTCGCCGCCGGGGCGCTCCGCGAGGAGACCCGCGGCTGCCACTGGCGCGAGGACTTCCCCGACCGCGACGACACCCACTGGCAGCGCCACGTTGCGCTGACGGCGGCCCCCCAGGGGCGCGGGGCTCTACCCATCAGCGGCTCCGCCGCGGTGCGCGCCCGGCCCACCCCGGACAGCAAGATCGCGGCACGTGCAACCGACCCTCGCGAGAGCGACTGA
- the nadC gene encoding carboxylating nicotinate-nucleotide diphosphorylase, whose product MTHSELPLASDGCGDGCACGDGEAYETGLDPALAALLEEAGLDPVEVEDIAAMALSEDLAGGEDVTSVATVPADAVATADFTARQAGVVAGLRVAEAVVSLVCEEEFEVERHVEDGSAVEAGQVLLSVRSRTRDLLTAERSALNLLCHLSGIATATRAWADALEGTGATVRDTRKTTPGLRSLEKYAVRAGGGANHRMALSDAALVKDNHVVAAGGVAEAFKAVRAAYPELPVEIEVDDLEQIPPVLEAGADLVLLDNFTPEQMREAVALVAGRAKLEASGGLTLATAREVAETGVDYLAVGALTHSSPILDIGLDLRSS is encoded by the coding sequence ATGACCCACTCCGAGCTTCCGCTCGCGTCCGACGGTTGCGGCGACGGCTGCGCGTGCGGTGACGGCGAGGCGTACGAGACCGGGCTGGACCCGGCGCTCGCCGCGCTGCTGGAGGAGGCCGGCCTGGACCCGGTCGAGGTGGAGGACATCGCCGCGATGGCGCTGTCCGAGGACCTGGCCGGCGGCGAGGACGTGACGTCGGTGGCGACGGTGCCGGCGGACGCGGTGGCGACCGCGGACTTCACCGCCCGCCAGGCCGGCGTGGTCGCCGGCCTGCGGGTGGCGGAGGCGGTCGTCTCGCTGGTCTGCGAGGAGGAGTTCGAGGTCGAGCGGCACGTCGAGGACGGCTCCGCGGTCGAGGCGGGCCAGGTGCTGCTGAGCGTCCGCAGCCGGACCCGCGACCTGCTGACCGCCGAGCGCAGCGCGCTGAACCTGCTCTGCCACCTGTCCGGCATCGCGACCGCGACCCGCGCCTGGGCGGACGCCCTGGAGGGCACCGGCGCGACCGTCCGCGACACCCGCAAGACCACCCCGGGCCTGCGCTCGCTGGAGAAGTACGCGGTGCGCGCCGGCGGCGGCGCCAACCACCGGATGGCGCTCTCCGACGCGGCCCTGGTCAAGGACAACCACGTGGTCGCGGCGGGCGGTGTCGCGGAGGCGTTCAAGGCGGTGCGCGCCGCGTACCCGGAGCTGCCGGTCGAGATCGAGGTGGACGACCTGGAGCAGATCCCGCCGGTGCTGGAGGCCGGAGCGGACCTGGTCCTGCTGGACAACTTCACCCCGGAGCAGATGCGCGAGGCGGTGGCGCTGGTGGCCGGCCGGGCGAAGCTGGAGGCTTCCGGCGGCCTGACCCTGGCCACGGCGCGCGAGGTCGCCGAGACTGGTGTCGACTACCTGGCCGTCGGCGCGCTGACCCACTCCTCGCCGATCCTGGACATCGGCCTGGACCTCCGCAGCTCCTGA
- a CDS encoding type III pantothenate kinase codes for MLLTIDVGNTQTTLGLFDGEEIVEHWRISTDPRRTADELAVLLQGLMGAHPIVSADDRVAGISICSSVPAVLHELREVTRRYYGDVPAVIVEPGVKTGVHVLMDNPKEVGADRIVNALAANHLYGGPCIVVDFGTATTFDAINARGDYVGGAIAPGIEISVEALGMRGALLRKIELVRPRNVIGKNTVEGMQSGVLYGFAGQVDGMVNRMAKELAKDPSDVQVIATGGLAPLVLGEAEEIDVHEPWLTLIGLRLIFERNRPATT; via the coding sequence ATGCTCCTCACCATCGACGTCGGCAACACCCAGACCACGCTCGGCCTGTTCGACGGCGAGGAGATCGTCGAGCACTGGCGGATCTCCACCGATCCGCGCCGCACGGCGGACGAACTGGCCGTGCTGCTGCAGGGGCTGATGGGCGCCCACCCGATCGTCTCCGCGGACGACCGGGTGGCGGGGATCTCGATCTGCTCCTCCGTCCCGGCCGTGCTCCACGAGCTCCGCGAGGTGACCCGCCGGTACTACGGCGACGTGCCCGCGGTGATCGTGGAGCCGGGCGTGAAGACCGGGGTGCACGTCCTGATGGACAACCCCAAGGAGGTCGGCGCCGACCGGATCGTGAACGCGCTGGCCGCCAACCACCTGTACGGCGGCCCGTGCATCGTGGTCGACTTCGGCACCGCGACCACCTTCGACGCGATCAACGCGCGCGGCGACTACGTGGGCGGCGCGATCGCGCCCGGCATCGAGATCTCGGTGGAGGCGCTGGGCATGCGCGGCGCGCTGCTGCGCAAGATCGAGCTGGTCCGGCCGCGCAACGTGATCGGCAAGAACACCGTCGAGGGCATGCAGTCCGGCGTGCTGTACGGCTTCGCCGGCCAGGTGGACGGCATGGTGAACCGGATGGCGAAGGAGCTGGCCAAGGACCCCAGCGACGTCCAGGTGATCGCCACCGGCGGGCTGGCCCCGCTGGTGCTCGGCGAGGCCGAGGAGATCGACGTCCACGAGCCGTGGCTGACCCTGATCGGCCTGCGCCTGATCTTCGAGCGGAACCGCCCCGCCACCACCTGA
- a CDS encoding peptidoglycan-binding protein yields MSEGSGGLAKRRRLLVLVAAGAVLLSGGGVAASFGIKSPAQAAADAEPPAPDTLTAPVERRVVVDTVVTRGTVTAEQSFEVAPTGSAAGGSRPVITKLPLAAGARVDSGQAVLEVAGRPVFALPGDVPVYRDLKPGATGEDVRQLQTGLRSLGFDPGGDPAGTYGGATKSAVRAFYAARGYEPLPASPDGQERTTAAEDGVTAAERAAADAGDALAAARSGQGAAAPGGGPAVEAARKQAARTAEDLARARRRLAEVVAANGPMVPSSELLFLSGFPARVDSVAGRVGGQVTGTVLTVSAGALVVKGELDGADKGLIRAGQQVEILSELAGRKAAGTVAGVSDTPGPATAGQSGAGGSGQQPASRAGSGGYQLLVKPDDPLDPGLAGQDVRITVRAAASSGPVLVVPLSAVSATADGRTVVTLLREGRRSQVEVTPGTVGGGSAEVRPLVPGSLAEGDRVVVGTRSAPGRTEAR; encoded by the coding sequence GTGTCAGAGGGATCCGGCGGACTCGCGAAGCGGCGGCGGTTGCTCGTTCTCGTCGCGGCAGGTGCGGTCCTCCTGTCGGGCGGGGGCGTGGCCGCGTCGTTCGGCATCAAGTCGCCCGCGCAGGCCGCCGCGGACGCCGAACCGCCCGCGCCGGACACGCTCACCGCGCCGGTCGAGCGGCGGGTGGTGGTGGACACCGTGGTGACCCGCGGGACGGTGACCGCCGAGCAGTCCTTCGAGGTGGCCCCCACCGGTTCCGCCGCCGGCGGCTCCAGGCCGGTGATCACCAAGCTGCCGCTGGCCGCGGGCGCCCGGGTGGACTCCGGCCAGGCGGTGCTGGAGGTGGCGGGACGGCCGGTGTTCGCGCTGCCCGGCGACGTCCCCGTCTACCGCGACCTCAAACCGGGCGCCACCGGGGAGGACGTCCGGCAGCTCCAGACCGGCCTGCGGTCGCTCGGCTTCGACCCCGGCGGCGACCCCGCGGGCACCTACGGCGGCGCCACCAAGTCCGCCGTCCGGGCGTTCTACGCCGCCCGCGGCTACGAGCCGCTGCCGGCCTCCCCCGACGGGCAGGAACGGACGACGGCCGCCGAGGACGGCGTCACCGCCGCCGAGCGGGCCGCCGCGGACGCCGGGGACGCCCTGGCCGCGGCCCGGAGCGGCCAGGGCGCCGCGGCGCCGGGCGGGGGCCCCGCGGTCGAGGCGGCCCGGAAGCAGGCGGCCCGGACGGCGGAGGACCTGGCCCGGGCCAGGCGGCGGCTCGCCGAGGTGGTGGCGGCCAACGGGCCGATGGTCCCCAGCTCCGAACTGCTCTTCCTGTCGGGCTTCCCGGCCCGGGTCGACAGCGTCGCGGGGCGGGTCGGCGGTCAGGTGACCGGCACCGTGCTGACCGTCTCCGCCGGGGCACTGGTCGTCAAGGGCGAGCTGGACGGCGCCGACAAGGGGCTGATCCGCGCCGGGCAGCAGGTGGAGATCCTCTCCGAACTGGCCGGCCGGAAGGCCGCCGGCACCGTCGCGGGCGTGTCGGACACCCCCGGTCCGGCCACCGCCGGCCAGTCCGGTGCCGGCGGTTCCGGGCAGCAGCCCGCCTCCCGCGCGGGCTCCGGCGGCTACCAGCTCCTGGTGAAGCCCGACGACCCGCTCGACCCCGGGCTGGCCGGCCAGGACGTCCGGATCACGGTCCGGGCCGCGGCCTCCAGCGGGCCGGTGCTGGTCGTCCCGCTGTCGGCGGTCTCCGCCACCGCGGACGGCCGGACGGTGGTGACCCTGCTGCGCGAGGGGCGGCGCAGCCAGGTCGAGGTGACACCGGGGACGGTGGGCGGGGGCAGCGCCGAGGTCCGGCCGCTGGTGCCCGGCAGCCTGGCCGAGGGCGACCGCGTCGTGGTCGGCACCAGGTCGGCGCCGGGTCGGACGGAGGCCCGGTGA
- a CDS encoding ABC transporter ATP-binding protein, with the protein MTVPVPPVVEFRQAGLTYPGPPPVTALRPCDLTVDRGEYVTVVGPSGSGKSSFLNLAGLLDAPTTGRYLFDGVDTAQLPDRERTALRGRRIGFVFQSFHLLPHRTAVENVALAMLYASPSGRRAAAARRERAEEALVEVGLGHRLRTTTDRLSGGERQRVAIARALVNRPALVLCDEPTGNLDSATAESVLTLLDGLHADGLTVVLITHDPQVAARGLRTVAIRDGELHGTERG; encoded by the coding sequence GTGACCGTGCCCGTCCCCCCGGTCGTGGAGTTCCGGCAGGCCGGGCTCACCTACCCGGGCCCGCCCCCGGTCACCGCCCTCAGGCCCTGCGACCTGACCGTGGACCGGGGCGAGTACGTGACCGTGGTCGGCCCGTCCGGGTCCGGCAAGTCGAGCTTCCTCAACCTCGCCGGGCTGCTCGACGCGCCGACCACCGGACGCTACCTGTTCGACGGCGTGGACACCGCCCAGCTGCCGGACCGGGAGCGCACCGCCCTGCGCGGGCGCCGGATCGGCTTCGTCTTCCAGTCCTTCCACCTGCTCCCGCACCGGACCGCCGTCGAGAACGTCGCGCTCGCGATGCTGTACGCGTCGCCGTCCGGCCGCCGGGCCGCCGCGGCACGGCGGGAGCGGGCCGAGGAGGCGCTGGTCGAGGTCGGCCTGGGACACCGGCTCCGGACGACCACCGACCGGCTGTCCGGCGGGGAGCGCCAGCGGGTCGCCATCGCGCGGGCCCTGGTGAACCGGCCGGCCCTGGTCCTGTGCGACGAACCGACCGGCAACCTGGACTCGGCGACCGCCGAGTCCGTCCTGACCCTGCTCGACGGGCTGCACGCGGACGGGCTGACCGTCGTCCTGATCACCCACGACCCCCAGGTCGCCGCGCGCGGCCTGCGGACGGTGGCGATCCGCGACGGCGAACTGCACGGGACGGAGCGGGGGTGA
- a CDS encoding ABC transporter permease yields the protein MFGLPRRGARGTRGTDRTAPTRLAARDLLAEAVSGLLQRPARSALTALGTVLGVGAFVAVLGLTATASSQIDARFDALSATEVTVEDVGGGRPGATGLSFPADADRRIGQLNGVRAAGVYWPVDLADDTVRAAPVGPRRTGEQVAVVAASAGAVAAAAPHFAQGRGFDQWHDSTARQVAVIGSGTAARLGITTLDTQPAVFIGGRPFAVIGIVDEVQRKADLLLSVTVPRGTAAKLWGEPGRERARMLIVTRLGAARQVAAEAPLALDATHPEHFRPLPPPDPRALRGGVSSDLDQLFLLLAGICLVIGTAGIANTTLVAVLERVGEIGLRRALGARRRHITAQFLAESASLGLLGGLVGTSLGVLTVLGVAVGRNWTPVIDPVTVAAAPAIGLATGLLAGAYPAWRATRIQPAEALRR from the coding sequence GTGTTCGGGCTGCCCCGGCGAGGCGCGCGCGGCACGCGCGGCACCGACCGGACGGCGCCGACCCGGCTCGCCGCCCGGGACCTGCTGGCCGAGGCCGTGTCCGGCCTGCTGCAGCGGCCCGCCCGCTCGGCGCTCACCGCGCTCGGCACCGTGCTCGGGGTCGGGGCCTTCGTGGCGGTCCTCGGCCTGACGGCGACCGCCTCCTCCCAGATCGACGCGCGCTTCGACGCGCTGAGCGCCACCGAGGTCACCGTGGAGGACGTCGGCGGCGGCCGCCCGGGCGCCACCGGGCTGTCCTTCCCCGCCGACGCCGACCGGCGCATCGGGCAGCTGAACGGCGTGCGGGCCGCCGGCGTCTACTGGCCGGTCGACCTGGCCGACGACACCGTGCGCGCGGCACCGGTCGGCCCGCGGCGGACCGGGGAGCAGGTGGCCGTGGTCGCGGCGTCCGCCGGGGCGGTGGCCGCGGCCGCCCCGCACTTCGCCCAGGGGCGGGGGTTCGACCAGTGGCACGACTCGACCGCCCGGCAGGTGGCCGTGATCGGCTCCGGCACGGCCGCCAGGCTCGGCATCACCACCCTGGACACCCAGCCCGCCGTCTTCATCGGCGGCCGGCCGTTCGCCGTGATCGGCATCGTGGACGAGGTGCAGCGCAAGGCCGACCTGCTGCTGTCCGTGACCGTGCCGCGCGGAACCGCGGCGAAGCTCTGGGGCGAGCCGGGCCGGGAACGCGCCAGGATGCTCATCGTCACCCGGCTCGGGGCGGCCCGGCAGGTGGCGGCCGAGGCCCCGCTCGCCCTGGACGCCACCCATCCCGAGCACTTCAGGCCGCTGCCCCCGCCGGACCCCCGGGCCCTGCGCGGCGGCGTGTCCTCGGACCTGGACCAGCTCTTCCTGCTGCTGGCCGGCATCTGCCTGGTGATCGGGACGGCCGGCATCGCCAACACCACGCTGGTCGCCGTCCTCGAACGGGTCGGGGAGATCGGCCTGCGCCGCGCCCTGGGCGCCCGCCGGCGGCACATCACCGCCCAGTTCCTCGCCGAGTCCGCCTCGCTCGGCCTGCTCGGCGGGCTGGTCGGCACCTCGCTCGGGGTGCTCACCGTCCTCGGCGTGGCGGTCGGCCGGAACTGGACCCCGGTGATCGACCCGGTGACCGTCGCGGCGGCGCCCGCCATCGGACTGGCCACCGGCCTGCTGGCCGGTGCCTACCCGGCCTGGCGGGCCACCCGGATCCAGCCCGCGGAGGCGCTCCGCCGCTGA
- the lysX gene encoding bifunctional lysylphosphatidylglycerol synthetase/lysine--tRNA ligase LysX: MSDQSSVPQADDLPEQMRVRREKLDRLRAAGIDPYPVGFPRTSTIADLRAKHPDLEPDTATGERAGITGRVILARTGGKLCFATLRDGSGDLQVMLSLDKLGEERLAAWKADIDLGDQVGVEGEVITSRRGELSVMVDRWELTAKCLRPLPDKHKGLTDPEARVRQRYVDLIVNPEAREMLQLRTKVVRSIRRTYEDRGYLEVETPMLQPIHGGANARPFKTHINAYDIELYLRIATELYLKRLVVGGAEKVFEINRNFRNEGADATHNPEFTALESYEAYGDYDTQAELIRAIIINAARDALGGTVVRGLGPDGQEHEIDLAEPWEEVSVYPGISARLGAEVTPETSVEELRRLADGAGVPWEKEWGHGQIVLEMIERLLEHHAIRPTFIKDYPTEVSPLTRQHRSIPGVAEKWDLVIFGTEIGTAYSELIDPVEQRARLTAQSLLAAGGDVEAMQLDEDFLRALEYAMPPTGGLGLGVDRLIMLLTGKNIRETVLFPLVKPAAKAAAGADAGTESSEEE, encoded by the coding sequence GTGAGCGATCAGAGCAGCGTCCCCCAGGCCGACGACCTTCCGGAGCAGATGCGCGTCCGGCGCGAGAAGCTGGACCGGCTCCGGGCGGCCGGCATCGACCCGTACCCGGTCGGCTTCCCCCGTACCTCCACCATCGCGGACCTGCGCGCCAAGCACCCCGACCTGGAGCCGGACACCGCCACCGGCGAGCGGGCCGGCATCACCGGCCGGGTGATCCTGGCCCGGACCGGCGGCAAGCTGTGCTTCGCGACGCTCCGCGACGGCTCCGGCGACCTGCAGGTGATGCTCTCGCTCGACAAGCTGGGCGAGGAGCGGCTGGCCGCCTGGAAGGCCGACATCGACCTGGGCGACCAGGTGGGCGTCGAGGGCGAGGTGATCACCTCCCGCCGCGGCGAGCTGTCGGTGATGGTGGACCGCTGGGAGCTCACCGCCAAGTGCCTGCGCCCGCTGCCGGACAAGCACAAGGGCCTGACCGACCCGGAGGCCCGGGTCCGCCAGCGGTACGTGGACCTGATCGTGAACCCCGAGGCGCGCGAGATGCTGCAGCTGCGCACCAAGGTGGTCCGCTCGATCCGCCGCACCTACGAGGACCGCGGCTACCTCGAGGTCGAGACCCCGATGCTGCAGCCGATCCACGGCGGCGCCAACGCCCGCCCGTTCAAGACGCACATCAACGCGTACGACATCGAGCTCTACCTGCGCATCGCGACCGAGCTCTACCTCAAGCGCCTGGTGGTCGGCGGCGCCGAGAAGGTCTTCGAGATCAACCGGAACTTCCGCAACGAGGGCGCCGACGCAACCCACAACCCGGAGTTCACCGCGCTGGAGTCGTACGAGGCGTACGGCGACTACGACACCCAGGCAGAGCTGATCCGGGCGATCATCATCAACGCCGCCCGCGACGCCCTGGGCGGCACCGTGGTGCGCGGCCTCGGCCCGGACGGCCAGGAGCACGAGATCGACCTGGCCGAGCCGTGGGAGGAGGTGTCGGTCTACCCCGGCATCTCGGCCCGCCTGGGCGCCGAGGTCACCCCGGAGACCTCCGTCGAGGAGCTGCGCCGGCTCGCCGACGGCGCGGGCGTGCCGTGGGAGAAGGAGTGGGGCCACGGCCAGATCGTCCTGGAGATGATCGAGCGCCTGCTGGAGCACCACGCGATCCGGCCGACCTTCATCAAGGACTACCCGACCGAGGTCTCCCCGCTGACCCGCCAGCACCGCTCGATCCCGGGCGTGGCGGAGAAGTGGGACCTGGTCATCTTCGGCACCGAGATCGGCACCGCCTACTCCGAGCTGATCGACCCGGTCGAGCAGCGGGCCCGCCTCACCGCCCAGTCGCTGCTGGCGGCCGGCGGCGACGTCGAGGCGATGCAGCTGGACGAGGACTTCCTGCGCGCCCTGGAGTACGCGATGCCCCCCACCGGCGGCCTCGGCCTCGGTGTGGACCGCCTGATCATGCTGCTCACCGGCAAGAACATCCGCGAGACGGTGCTCTTCCCGCTGGTGAAGCCGGCCGCGAAGGCCGCCGCCGGCGCGGACGCCGGGACCGAGAGCTCCGAGGAGGAGTGA
- a CDS encoding BlaI/MecI/CopY family transcriptional regulator, giving the protein MVRQLGELENDIMTRVWQWNRPVTVREVLQDLVSEREIAYTTVMTVLDKLYRKGWLRREQSGRAYVYEPVSSREAYTAALMNEAWATSDNPAAALVHFFGLMSPEQREALRDALRVAGVDTDETREPPAR; this is encoded by the coding sequence ATGGTGCGGCAACTCGGAGAACTCGAGAACGACATCATGACCCGGGTCTGGCAGTGGAACCGCCCGGTCACGGTTCGCGAGGTTCTGCAGGATCTGGTGTCGGAACGCGAAATCGCGTACACGACGGTGATGACGGTGCTCGACAAGCTCTACCGAAAGGGCTGGCTGCGGCGCGAGCAGTCCGGGCGGGCGTATGTATATGAGCCGGTCTCCTCGCGGGAGGCCTACACCGCCGCGTTGATGAACGAGGCGTGGGCCACCAGCGACAATCCGGCGGCGGCGCTGGTGCACTTCTTCGGACTGATGTCACCGGAGCAGCGGGAGGCGCTGCGCGATGCGCTGCGGGTGGCCGGTGTCGATACGGATGAGACCCGGGAGCCCCCGGCGCGATAA
- a CDS encoding amino-acid N-acetyltransferase: protein MEVTIRRARTTDVRAVRRLIDAYSREGILLDKPTVTLFESVQEFWVAERDEDGAVVACGALHVMWEDLAEVRTLAVDPACKGHGIGHLLLAKLLQTARWLGVRRIFCLTFETVFFAKHGFVEIGENDDRTSDPAVVATEVYEELLRSYDEGVAEFLDLERVKPNTLGNSRMLLHLS, encoded by the coding sequence ATGGAGGTCACCATCCGCCGGGCGCGGACCACCGACGTGCGGGCCGTTCGCCGGCTCATCGACGCGTACTCGCGCGAGGGCATTCTGCTCGACAAGCCGACCGTCACGCTGTTCGAATCCGTCCAGGAGTTCTGGGTGGCCGAGCGCGACGAGGACGGCGCGGTGGTGGCCTGCGGGGCGCTGCACGTGATGTGGGAGGACCTCGCCGAGGTGCGCACCCTGGCGGTGGATCCGGCCTGCAAGGGGCACGGTATCGGCCATCTTCTGCTGGCGAAGCTGCTGCAGACCGCGCGTTGGCTCGGAGTCCGTCGGATTTTCTGCTTGACGTTCGAGACCGTGTTCTTCGCGAAACACGGCTTCGTGGAGATCGGCGAAAACGACGATCGTACGTCAGACCCGGCAGTCGTGGCCACGGAAGTCTATGAAGAACTCCTGCGCTCGTACGATGAAGGAGTGGCGGAGTTCCTGGACCTGGAGCGGGTGAAGCCGAACACGCTCGGCAACTCGCGCATGCTGCTGCACCTCAGCTGA
- a CDS encoding histone-like nucleoid-structuring protein Lsr2 has translation MAQRVQVILEDDLDGGSADETVTFALDGVAYEIDLKSDNAEKLRVLLAPYVEKGRKQSGRLSAPRRSSGRAAGRAAGGGQPDTAKIREWAKENGFQVNDRGRVPSNVREAYEKANAS, from the coding sequence GTGGCACAGAGGGTTCAGGTCATTCTGGAAGACGATCTCGACGGCGGCTCCGCGGACGAGACCGTGACGTTCGCCCTGGACGGCGTGGCCTACGAGATCGACCTGAAGAGCGACAACGCCGAGAAGCTGCGCGTCCTGCTGGCGCCGTACGTGGAGAAGGGCCGCAAGCAGAGCGGCCGGCTCTCCGCGCCTCGCCGCAGCAGCGGCCGGGCCGCCGGTCGGGCCGCCGGGGGCGGCCAGCCCGACACGGCGAAGATCCGCGAGTGGGCGAAGGAGAACGGCTTCCAGGTCAACGACCGCGGCCGCGTCCCGAGCAACGTGCGCGAGGCGTACGAGAAGGCCAACGCCTCCTGA